Proteins found in one Candidatus Binataceae bacterium genomic segment:
- a CDS encoding MMPL family transporter codes for MSIRYRFFRAIARLDIQYPWAVLAICALIAAVSIFYTQQHLEFRTGQDDLVTGTGRDSHNYHRYTDEFPDLDGLIVVVRADPDPARAEQFADALAAKLTPDKANVKSVFYRIDPALFDGHALLYLSLPEIKELSTRLGDNRALLARYTADPSLATFFAIVNDETNRAMTSRMMSGLLGSPSSSSSTESNLDLGFIDDVLKGMLAQDPAHAPLPWDRLTGAGQQSGALRDGYLASDNGKYLLMDIAQGDGAPNGPDPVDAIQHALDETRAAFPDVEAGMTGSPALARAEESSTAHDVALASTIAIVANVLLVVIPFGGIVEPIFALAALLVGVAWSFGFTTLFVGHLNLLSAVFTSVLAGIGINFPIHLMARYDEARASGRAMRDGVELSVVNTGAGVVASACIMALAFLMPSFTDFRGIAELGLVSAAGLFLCLVSAMFVFPALVAIRDANRRPRAQVIRLTRREPRLKRLYSRPKVIVAGAIGVTVALAAGLPRVRFDQNLLKLQAERSEAVIFENKLLKDSGRSSWFAVSLAPDQAEAERRAAAFQKLPEVSDAETIATYIPDDQAAKRAALAGLRPAIEGVAVQPLAHRDDSATLLAELKSLRFKLGGARDQDPSGQLATTDSLLARAIARLAANPKAFDAYEARMASALSSKLDEFRRNLAPGEVTAANLPHLIHDRFVGRAGTYLVQVYPRGDIWDDAPLARFVTALRTVDPDVTGPPIQTWSIASVMRRGYERAAVFALIAVFLFVFADFRSLRDTALATVPLLFGGAWLLEAMGWMRWDFNLANLFAVPIIIGTGVDNGVNMIYRWREERDKSALILTRSVGKSVCIASLTTIAGFAALISATHRGISSLGWVLSLGVALILIATVVVLPAIFELIGSQMKTAGAGSSTKPKAERRRAASGMLTICAIAIALGARQAYAATPEDRTASNQLVTQAEAQIRRAGESNPMNSKLIYNAVDLLHRAVRLDPDNDGAYVDLGFCYGALRDGPTAVDMYRRAVTLNPSAANYQELADIYLRVGDPERALEAANAGLQHDHRNAHLYNAKGMALNDLDRYDEAAEAFQTALDYDPNLKTARENLTELNSGSTGRGTITKHSKTN; via the coding sequence TTGAGCATCCGTTATCGCTTCTTCCGCGCAATTGCGCGGCTCGATATCCAATATCCGTGGGCCGTGCTCGCGATATGCGCACTCATTGCCGCGGTCTCGATCTTCTACACCCAGCAGCATCTCGAGTTCCGCACCGGCCAGGACGATCTCGTAACCGGCACCGGCCGCGACTCCCACAACTATCATCGTTATACCGATGAGTTTCCCGACCTCGACGGGCTGATCGTCGTCGTGCGCGCCGATCCCGATCCAGCTCGCGCCGAGCAGTTCGCCGACGCGCTCGCGGCGAAGCTCACGCCCGACAAGGCGAATGTGAAGAGCGTTTTCTATCGTATCGATCCCGCACTCTTCGATGGACACGCCCTGCTCTACCTGAGCTTGCCCGAGATCAAGGAACTCTCCACGCGGCTTGGTGACAATCGCGCCCTGCTCGCGCGATACACCGCCGACCCTAGCCTCGCGACGTTCTTCGCCATCGTCAACGACGAAACCAATCGCGCGATGACCTCGCGGATGATGTCGGGGCTGCTCGGCAGCCCGTCATCGAGCAGCAGCACCGAGAGCAATCTCGATCTCGGCTTTATCGATGACGTTCTGAAAGGAATGCTGGCGCAGGATCCGGCGCATGCGCCGCTGCCGTGGGATCGCCTGACCGGCGCGGGCCAGCAGAGCGGCGCGCTGCGCGACGGCTATCTCGCCTCCGACAACGGCAAGTACCTGTTGATGGATATCGCGCAGGGCGACGGCGCGCCCAACGGCCCCGACCCAGTTGACGCGATCCAGCACGCGCTCGATGAGACGCGCGCTGCGTTCCCCGACGTCGAAGCCGGAATGACTGGCAGCCCGGCCCTCGCGCGGGCCGAGGAAAGCTCGACCGCGCATGACGTGGCGCTGGCCTCGACCATCGCGATCGTCGCTAACGTGCTGCTGGTCGTGATCCCTTTCGGCGGAATCGTCGAGCCGATCTTCGCGCTCGCGGCGCTGCTGGTGGGGGTCGCATGGTCCTTCGGCTTCACGACCTTGTTCGTCGGTCATCTGAACCTGCTCTCCGCGGTCTTCACCAGTGTGCTGGCGGGAATCGGAATCAACTTTCCGATTCACCTGATGGCGCGTTACGACGAGGCGCGCGCGAGCGGGCGTGCGATGCGCGACGGCGTCGAGCTGTCGGTGGTCAACACCGGGGCCGGCGTGGTCGCCTCGGCCTGCATCATGGCGCTGGCCTTCCTGATGCCGAGCTTCACCGACTTCCGCGGTATCGCCGAACTGGGCCTCGTCTCGGCGGCGGGACTGTTCCTGTGCCTGGTCTCCGCAATGTTCGTCTTCCCGGCGCTGGTCGCGATTCGCGATGCCAACCGCCGGCCGCGCGCGCAAGTAATTCGCCTGACCCGGCGCGAGCCACGCCTAAAGCGCCTCTACTCGCGGCCGAAAGTTATCGTGGCGGGCGCGATTGGCGTGACGGTGGCGCTCGCCGCGGGACTGCCGCGGGTCAGGTTCGATCAGAACCTGCTGAAGCTTCAGGCCGAACGCAGCGAGGCCGTAATCTTCGAGAACAAGCTGCTCAAGGACTCGGGGCGTTCTTCATGGTTCGCGGTGTCGCTGGCACCCGACCAGGCTGAGGCCGAGCGGCGCGCAGCGGCCTTTCAGAAGCTGCCCGAAGTTTCGGACGCCGAGACGATCGCGACCTATATCCCCGACGATCAGGCGGCCAAGCGCGCGGCGCTGGCGGGCCTGCGTCCGGCGATCGAGGGTGTTGCAGTCCAGCCGCTCGCGCATCGGGATGATTCCGCCACTTTGCTCGCGGAGCTGAAGTCGCTGCGGTTCAAGCTCGGTGGCGCGCGCGATCAGGATCCCTCGGGCCAGCTTGCAACGACCGATTCGCTGCTGGCCCGAGCGATCGCGCGGCTCGCCGCGAATCCCAAGGCCTTCGACGCGTACGAGGCGCGAATGGCGAGCGCGCTCTCGAGCAAGCTCGATGAATTCAGGCGCAACCTCGCGCCGGGCGAAGTCACCGCCGCCAATCTGCCGCACTTGATTCACGATCGCTTCGTCGGCCGCGCCGGCACGTACCTGGTGCAGGTCTATCCGCGCGGCGACATCTGGGACGATGCTCCCCTCGCGCGATTCGTGACGGCGCTCCGCACCGTGGATCCGGACGTCACGGGGCCGCCGATCCAGACCTGGTCGATCGCCTCGGTGATGCGCCGCGGCTACGAGCGCGCCGCGGTGTTTGCGCTCATCGCGGTGTTCCTGTTCGTGTTCGCCGATTTCCGCAGTCTGCGCGATACCGCGCTCGCGACCGTGCCGCTGCTGTTCGGCGGCGCCTGGCTGCTGGAAGCGATGGGCTGGATGCGCTGGGATTTCAATCTTGCCAACCTGTTTGCCGTGCCTATTATCATCGGTACCGGAGTCGATAATGGCGTGAACATGATTTATCGCTGGCGCGAGGAGCGTGACAAATCGGCCTTGATTCTCACTCGTTCGGTCGGCAAATCGGTGTGTATCGCTTCGCTGACGACGATCGCTGGTTTCGCGGCGCTGATTTCCGCGACCCATCGCGGTATCTCGAGCCTCGGCTGGGTGCTGAGCCTCGGCGTGGCGCTGATTCTCATCGCGACTGTGGTTGTGCTGCCCGCGATCTTCGAGTTGATTGGCAGCCAAATGAAAACCGCGGGCGCAGGCTCCAGCACGAAACCCAAGGCCGAGCGCCGTCGCGCGGCGAGCGGGATGTTGACAATTTGTGCGATTGCGATCGCGCTGGGCGCGCGCCAGGCCTATGCCGCGACGCCCGAAGATCGCACCGCGTCCAATCAGCTGGTCACCCAGGCCGAAGCGCAGATTCGCCGCGCGGGCGAATCGAATCCGATGAACTCAAAGCTCATCTACAACGCGGTCGACCTGCTGCATCGCGCCGTTCGATTGGATCCGGATAACGACGGCGCCTATGTCGATCTGGGTTTCTGCTACGGTGCGCTTCGCGACGGACCAACCGCGGTCGATATGTACCGGCGCGCGGTGACGCTGAATCCATCGGCGGCGAATTACCAGGAACTGGCCGATATCTACCTGCGCGTCGGCGATCCGGAGCGCGCGCTGGAGGCCGCCAACGCCGGTCTCCAGCACGACCATCGCAACGCGCATCTTTACAATGCCAAGGGCATGGCGCTGAACGATCTCGATCGCTATGACGAAGCGGCCGAGGCCTTCCAGACCGCGCTCGACTACGATCCGAATCTCAAGACCGCGCGCGAGAACCTGACCGAGCTCAACAGCGGTTCAACCGGCCGCGGCACAATCACCAAGCATTCAAAAACCAACTGA
- a CDS encoding gamma-butyrobetaine hydroxylase-like domain-containing protein yields MALIKSKSPKIKGLNEVGRYAIGVQWIDGHDSIYPLENLRRGCPCDACRGRIEGEIPPASQRVRQLSRLGEASVFIGWVDGHETILTMSQLRALCRCAYCVGEPERPVTGG; encoded by the coding sequence ATGGCCCTTATCAAATCAAAATCGCCAAAGATCAAGGGGCTCAACGAAGTCGGCCGCTACGCTATCGGCGTGCAGTGGATCGACGGCCACGACAGTATCTACCCGCTCGAGAACCTGCGCCGCGGATGCCCGTGCGATGCGTGCCGCGGCCGCATCGAGGGCGAGATTCCGCCGGCCAGCCAGCGGGTTCGACAATTGTCGCGGCTCGGCGAGGCGTCGGTGTTCATCGGCTGGGTCGATGGTCACGAGACGATCCTTACGATGAGCCAGCTGCGCGCGCTATGCCGATGCGCCTATTGCGTCGGCGAGCCCGAGCGGCCGGTCACCGGAGGCTGA
- a CDS encoding flavin reductase family protein, whose product MDEKAKKQALLMIPYGLFVLGAAHGGTATAATVNWVTQASFNPPLVVVGIKKDSGSHAMVKDSKKFSISMLASGQKAIAGAFFRHVEPKDGKFGDFAFENGANGTPLISDAPASVECDVVGFYELGDHSVVVGKVTEAHVKKDADALTMKETGWNYGG is encoded by the coding sequence ATGGATGAAAAAGCAAAGAAACAGGCGCTGCTGATGATCCCCTACGGACTCTTCGTGCTGGGCGCCGCGCATGGCGGCACCGCAACGGCCGCGACCGTAAACTGGGTGACGCAAGCGAGCTTCAATCCGCCGCTGGTGGTGGTCGGCATCAAGAAGGATTCCGGCTCGCACGCGATGGTGAAAGATTCGAAAAAGTTCTCGATCTCGATGCTTGCTTCCGGACAGAAGGCAATCGCGGGTGCGTTCTTCCGCCACGTCGAACCCAAGGACGGCAAATTCGGCGACTTCGCGTTCGAGAACGGCGCCAACGGCACGCCGCTCATCAGCGACGCGCCGGCCTCCGTGGAATGCGATGTTGTCGGCTTCTATGAACTCGGCGATCACAGCGTCGTCGTCGGCAAGGTGACCGAGGCGCACGTCAAGAAGGACGCCGACGCGCTCACGATGAAGGAAACCGGCTGGAACTACGGCGGCTGA
- a CDS encoding isocitrate/isopropylmalate family dehydrogenase, with protein MANKKVVVLPGDDAAPEGMAATMEVLRALRAPIDYIEFPPGEKWIRGDTDAKARKAIDESDTTLFGSTSGKTTSIGYLRWGKQTFANVRPTRYLKGFRSPMAKPDGIDFVIVRENLEDLYLGLEGPIENLAPLHLHSRILRGPLDTSARGIYAIKIITERATQRVAEFACQLAIKRMRAGGKGKVTCTSKYNMLQESDGLFRRIVEETVAKHPEIKYEQFIVDDFARRIVQSPHDLDVVVMPNLYGDILSDAAAGTVGGLGVAPSGCYGDNYAYFESVHGTAPDIMGQNIINPTASILSATMMLDYLGFATESKRLDDAVRKVYGEGRTLTVDQGGKAKTGEFAKAVIDLL; from the coding sequence ATGGCAAACAAGAAAGTCGTGGTGTTGCCCGGCGACGACGCGGCCCCCGAAGGGATGGCGGCGACGATGGAAGTGTTGCGCGCATTGCGCGCGCCGATCGATTACATCGAGTTTCCGCCCGGCGAAAAATGGATCCGCGGCGACACCGACGCCAAGGCGCGCAAGGCGATCGACGAGTCCGACACGACGCTGTTCGGCTCAACCTCGGGCAAGACCACTTCGATCGGCTATCTGCGCTGGGGCAAACAGACTTTCGCCAACGTTCGCCCGACGCGCTACTTGAAGGGCTTTCGCAGTCCGATGGCGAAGCCCGACGGAATCGACTTCGTCATTGTGCGCGAGAATCTCGAGGATTTGTATCTCGGTCTCGAAGGTCCGATCGAAAACCTCGCACCGCTCCATCTTCATAGCCGGATCCTGCGCGGACCGCTCGACACTTCCGCGCGCGGCATCTACGCGATCAAGATCATCACCGAGCGCGCCACGCAGCGGGTCGCAGAATTCGCCTGCCAGCTCGCGATCAAGCGGATGCGCGCGGGCGGCAAGGGCAAGGTCACCTGCACCTCGAAGTACAACATGCTGCAGGAGTCTGACGGACTCTTCAGGCGCATCGTTGAGGAAACGGTCGCGAAGCATCCGGAGATCAAGTACGAGCAGTTCATCGTCGATGACTTCGCGCGGCGCATCGTGCAATCGCCGCACGATCTCGACGTCGTGGTGATGCCGAATCTGTACGGCGACATTCTCTCCGACGCAGCCGCGGGCACGGTCGGCGGCCTCGGCGTCGCGCCCAGCGGATGCTACGGCGACAACTACGCCTACTTCGAATCGGTGCACGGCACCGCACCCGACATCATGGGCCAGAACATCATCAATCCGACCGCATCAATATTGTCGGCGACAATGATGCTCGACTACCTGGGCTTCGCGACCGAATCGAAACGCCTCGACGACGCAGTGCGCAAAGTCTACGGCGAAGGCCGGACCCTGACCGTCGATCAAGGTGGCAAAGCGAAAACCGGTGAGTTCGCGAAGGCAGTGATCGATCTGCTGTAG
- a CDS encoding TetR/AcrR family transcriptional regulator yields the protein MASDTRSALVAAAAELLDQGGPAAVTLREVGRKAGVSHNAPYKHFKSKEDLLAAIASRELERQSETMNALKPQARPIDALRRLTRGYIRWAQNYPARFRLVFGEWKHDSHELGEAAGKSRAMLVEIVKAAQDAHQLPRGNPERIASLLLALAHGAVDLALAGHLSATGKGAADPDMLADDLYALLKKSSQTDRKYRRK from the coding sequence ATGGCTTCAGATACCCGGAGCGCCCTGGTTGCCGCCGCCGCCGAACTGCTCGACCAGGGCGGACCGGCGGCGGTGACGCTGCGCGAAGTTGGGCGCAAGGCGGGAGTCTCGCACAACGCGCCCTACAAGCACTTCAAGAGCAAGGAGGATCTGCTGGCCGCGATCGCAAGCCGTGAGCTGGAGCGCCAATCGGAAACGATGAATGCGCTGAAGCCGCAGGCCAGGCCGATCGACGCGCTGCGCCGTCTGACTCGCGGCTATATCCGATGGGCCCAAAACTATCCCGCGCGCTTCCGCCTCGTATTCGGCGAATGGAAACACGATTCGCACGAGCTCGGCGAGGCCGCAGGCAAATCGCGCGCGATGCTGGTGGAAATCGTCAAAGCCGCGCAGGACGCGCATCAGCTCCCGCGCGGCAACCCCGAACGGATCGCATCGCTGCTGCTGGCGCTCGCCCACGGCGCGGTAGATCTGGCGCTAGCGGGGCATCTATCAGCAACAGGCAAAGGCGCCGCTGACCCGGACATGCTAGCCGACGATCTCTACGCGCTACTCAAGAAATCGTCGCAGACCGATCGCAAATACAGACGAAAATGA
- a CDS encoding SDR family oxidoreductase, translating to MKFFANRLAGRVVLITGASSGIGAAAMRLFAAEGGIVAGGARRIDRVESIVAELRRLGHKASAVECDVRDEDSVKHAVEFVAREHGRLDCAFNNAGVGGAHQMLHEISTKKFDQVIETNLRGVFLCMKHEIPAMLANGGGAIVNTSSIGGLIGSSHNSDYAASKFGLAGLTRCAALGYARMGIRVNAIAPGPTRSEMFDRWIATEEAREQMAELMPIKYIADPDDMARAALFLLSDESRWTTGTVLPCEGGRAAG from the coding sequence TTGAAGTTCTTCGCCAATCGGCTCGCGGGCCGCGTCGTGTTGATCACCGGCGCTTCGAGCGGGATTGGCGCGGCCGCGATGCGCCTGTTTGCGGCCGAGGGCGGAATCGTCGCCGGCGGCGCGCGCAGAATCGATCGCGTCGAATCGATCGTTGCTGAGCTGAGGCGGCTCGGCCACAAGGCGTCGGCCGTCGAATGCGATGTCCGCGACGAGGATTCAGTAAAACACGCGGTCGAATTCGTGGCGCGCGAGCATGGACGGCTCGATTGCGCGTTTAACAACGCGGGCGTCGGCGGCGCCCATCAGATGCTCCACGAAATCAGCACCAAAAAATTCGACCAGGTGATCGAGACCAACCTGCGCGGCGTTTTTCTGTGCATGAAACATGAAATCCCGGCGATGCTCGCGAACGGCGGCGGCGCGATCGTCAACACGTCGTCGATCGGCGGGCTGATCGGCTCCTCGCACAACAGCGATTACGCCGCGAGCAAATTTGGCCTCGCGGGCCTGACCAGGTGCGCGGCGCTCGGCTACGCGCGCATGGGAATCCGCGTCAACGCGATCGCGCCCGGACCGACGCGCTCGGAAATGTTCGACCGCTGGATAGCGACCGAAGAGGCGCGCGAGCAGATGGCCGAGCTGATGCCGATCAAGTACATCGCGGACCCCGACGACATGGCGCGCGCGGCGCTGTTCCTGCTCTCGGACGAATCGCGCTGGACAACAGGAACGGTGCTGCCTTGCGAAGGCGGCCGCGCGGCCGGTTGA
- a CDS encoding RIO1 family regulatory kinase/ATPase, with protein sequence MIENEIEDALDAFFAEGLITEVLYVVRSGKEATVYCCAAGASTGKEFLAAKVYRPLEERSFRNDAIYQAGRNRPLGRRDKLALERKSRHGRNIQFGVWIHSEFQTLQLMSSAGARVPEPISESQSAILMEYLGDASGSAPMLSRISLGRREAEACLRDIFQTVTLLLVNHFVHGDLSPYNILWWSGTPVVIDFPQAVDARFNPNAQELLERDLDTVCSYFARFGVRADGRRLAGEMWRRYRTGMLRTG encoded by the coding sequence ATGATCGAAAACGAAATCGAAGACGCACTCGATGCGTTTTTCGCCGAAGGTCTGATAACTGAGGTTCTCTACGTCGTCCGCAGCGGCAAGGAAGCGACTGTCTACTGCTGCGCCGCGGGCGCCTCAACCGGAAAGGAGTTCCTGGCGGCCAAGGTGTATCGGCCGCTCGAGGAGCGCAGCTTCCGCAACGATGCGATCTACCAGGCGGGCCGCAATCGCCCGCTCGGCCGGCGCGACAAGCTCGCGCTCGAGCGCAAGTCGCGCCACGGCCGAAATATCCAGTTCGGGGTCTGGATACACTCCGAGTTTCAAACTCTTCAGCTGATGAGCAGCGCCGGGGCGCGGGTGCCGGAGCCGATCTCCGAATCGCAGAGCGCGATCTTGATGGAATATTTGGGCGACGCGAGCGGCTCGGCGCCCATGCTGAGCCGCATATCACTCGGCCGCCGCGAGGCCGAGGCTTGCCTGCGCGATATCTTTCAGACCGTGACGCTGCTGCTCGTGAATCATTTCGTGCATGGCGACTTGTCGCCGTACAACATTCTGTGGTGGTCGGGCACTCCGGTCGTGATCGATTTTCCGCAGGCCGTCGATGCACGCTTCAATCCGAACGCGCAGGAGTTGCTCGAACGCGATCTCGATACCGTGTGCAGCTACTTCGCGCGCTTCGGCGTCAGAGCCGACGGACGGCGCCTCGCGGGCGAGATGTGGCGGCGCTATAGGACGGGAATGTTGCGGACGGGATGA
- a CDS encoding lysophospholipid acyltransferase family protein, producing MARQVGRVQARFEYTGIAAVVAAMRAMPLARAVRAGAGIGAIAMKLDRPNRPIAQKNLAIAFPEKTEAERLLILRGMYRNWGRMLAEWTHFDKLSRANIAKVTVYSGEENWQIAEEMSGGRGLFVLTAHFGNFELMQLAHSIYGYHIAIVHRPLRNPLVDAAVCEARVKFGNRVIPRKAGARDMLKLLRQNWMIAIALDLDVRQGVFVDFFGLPASTSDSVARLAMRTGAPVVPCFMVREGDSVHHRLEIHRPIELVTGPDREAAVRENTQLFTTEIESMIRKHPDHWNWIHRRWKTRPPGEHRFY from the coding sequence ATGGCTCGTCAGGTTGGCCGGGTTCAGGCGCGTTTTGAATATACCGGTATTGCCGCCGTGGTCGCGGCGATGCGCGCGATGCCGCTTGCGCGTGCGGTGCGGGCCGGCGCGGGAATCGGTGCGATCGCGATGAAGCTCGATCGGCCCAATCGCCCGATCGCGCAGAAGAATCTTGCAATCGCGTTCCCTGAAAAGACCGAGGCCGAGCGACTTTTGATCCTGCGCGGTATGTATCGCAACTGGGGCCGGATGCTTGCCGAATGGACCCACTTCGACAAGCTGAGCCGCGCCAATATCGCAAAGGTCACCGTCTATTCGGGCGAAGAAAACTGGCAGATAGCAGAGGAGATGTCGGGCGGGCGCGGACTATTCGTCCTCACCGCGCACTTCGGCAACTTCGAGCTGATGCAGCTCGCGCATTCGATCTACGGCTACCATATCGCGATCGTGCATCGTCCGCTGCGCAATCCGCTCGTCGATGCCGCCGTGTGCGAGGCGCGCGTTAAATTCGGCAACCGCGTAATCCCGCGCAAGGCGGGCGCGCGCGACATGCTGAAACTGCTGCGCCAGAACTGGATGATCGCGATCGCACTTGACCTCGACGTGCGCCAGGGCGTGTTCGTCGATTTCTTCGGCCTGCCAGCCTCGACCAGCGACAGCGTCGCGCGGCTCGCGATGCGCACCGGCGCACCGGTCGTGCCCTGCTTCATGGTGCGCGAAGGCGACAGCGTCCACCACAGACTCGAGATCCATCGCCCGATCGAGTTGGTCACCGGACCCGATCGCGAAGCCGCCGTGCGCGAAAACACGCAGCTCTTCACCACCGAGATCGAATCGATGATCCGCAAGCATCCCGACCACTGGAACTGGATTCACCGCCGCTGGAAAACCCGCCCCCCCGGCGAGCATCGTTTCTATTGA